From Camelina sativa cultivar DH55 chromosome 20, Cs, whole genome shotgun sequence, the proteins below share one genomic window:
- the LOC104771132 gene encoding DEAD-box ATP-dependent RNA helicase 3, chloroplastic-like translates to MKRAVLVPALEGRDIIARAKTGTGKTLAFGIPIIKRLTEQAGDYTAFRRSGRLPKFLVLAPTRELAKQVEKEIKESAPYLSTVCVYGHSLSPYLLPPVSSPLLSSPSSYYLQKKMASTVGVPSLYQVPHLEISKPNSKKRSNCLSLSLDKPFFTPLSLVRRTRLIHSSSLLVPSAVATPNSVLSEEAFKSLGLSDHDDEFDLDGDNNVEADDGEELAISKLSLPQRLEESLEKRGITHLFPIQRAVLVPALEGRDIIARAKTGTGKTLAFGIPIIKRLTEQAGDYTAFRRSGHLPKFLVLAPTRELAKQVEKEIKESAPYLSTVCVYGGVSYTIQQSALTRGVDVVVGTPGRIIDLIEGRSLKLGEVEYLVLDEADQMLAVGFEEAVESILENLPSKRQSMLFSATMPTWVKKLARKYLDNPLNIDLVGDKDEKLAEGIKLYAIATTSTSKRTILSDLITVYAKGGKTIVFTQTKRDADEVSLALSNSIASEALHGDISQHQRERTLNGFRQGKFTVLVATDVASRGLDIPNVDLVIHYELPNDPETFVHRSGRTGRAGKEGSAILMHTSSQKRTVRSLERDVGCHFEFISPPTVGDLLESSADQVVATLNGVHPDSIKFFSATAQKLFEEKGTDALAAALAHLSGFSQPPSSRSLLSHEKGWVTLQLIRDPANSRGFFSARSVTGFLSDVYRSAADEVGKIFLIADERVQGAVFDLPEEIAKALLEKEVPEGNSLSLITKLPPLQDDGPSSDNYGRFSSRDRMPRGGGGGRGSRGGRGGSSRGRDSWGGDDDRGSRRSSGGGSSWSRGGNSSRGSSDDWLISGRSSSSGRAPSRERSFGGSCFICGKSGHRATDCPDKRGF, encoded by the exons ATGAAGAGAGCTGTGTTGGTACCTGCTCTGGAAGGACGTGATATTATAGCTCGTGCAAAGACAGGAACTGGGAAGACTCTAGCTTTTGGTATCCCTATCATTAAACGACTCACTGAACAAGCTGGAGACTACACTGCTTTCAg GAGGTCTGGTCGTCTTCCTAAGTTCCTTGTCCTTGCACCGACCCGTGAGCTGGCGAAGCAAGTGGAGAAGGAGATTAAGGAGTCTGCACCTTATTTGAGCACTGTTTGTGTATATG GNCACTCTCTCTCACCTTATCTCCTTCCTCCCgtctcctctcctctcctctcctctccgTCGAGCTActatctccaaaaaaaaatggcgtcGACGGTAGGAGTTCCATCGCTTTACCAAGTCCCTCACCTTGAAATCTCCAAACCCAATTCCAAAAAGAGGTCTAATTGCTTATCTCTATCTCTGGATAAGCCTTTCTTCACTCCCTTATCTCTTGTTCGTAGAACTCGTCTTATCcactcctcttctcttcttgttccttCTGCTGTCGCCACCCCTAACTCTGTTCTCAGtgaagaagctttcaaaagTCTTGGTCTTTCTGACCATGACGACGAATTCGACCTTGACGGTGACAACAACGTTGAAGCCGATGATGGTGAAGAACTCGCTATCTCTAAACTTAGTTTGCCTCAGCGTCTTGAAGAGTCTCTTGAGAAGCGTGGTATCACTCACCTCTTCCCCATTCAG AGAGCTGTGTTGGTACCTGCTCTGGAAGGACGTGACATTATAGCTCGTGCAAAGACAGGAACTGGGAAGACTCTAGCTTTTGGTATCCCTATCATTAAACGACTTACTGAGCAAGCTGGAGACTACACTGCTTTCAg GAGGTCTGGTCATCTTCCTAAGTTCCTTGTCCTTGCACCGACTCGTGAACTGGCGAAGCAAGTGGAGAAGGAGATTAAGGAGTCTGCACCTTATTTGAGCACTGTTTGTGTTTATGGTGGGGTTTCTTACACCATTCAGCAGAGTGCTCTGACTCGtg gtgttgatgttgttgttggaacTCCTGGAAGGATCATTGACTTGATTGAAGGAAGGAGTCTAAAGTTGGGAGAAGTTGAGTATTTGGTACTTGATGAAGCTGATCAGATGCTTGCTGTTGGGTTTGAGGAGGCTGTGGAATCGATTCTTGAGAATCTTCCATCGAAGCGACAAAGCATGCTTTTCTCAGCAACTATGCCTACTTGGGTCAAGAAGTTGGCGAGGAAGTACCTTGACAATCCCTTGAATATCGATCTG GTTGGAGACAAAGATGAGAAGCTCGCAGAGGGGATCAAACTTTATGCAATCGCAACCACATCTACATCAAAACGCACTATTCTAAGCGACCTTATAACA GTTTACGCAAAGGGTGGTAAGACCATTGTATTTACCCAAACAAAAAGAGATGCAGACGAAGTCTCTCTAGCATTATCAAACAGTATAGCTTCCGAAGCACTTCATGGAGATATATCTCaacatcaaagagagagaacacTCAATGGTTTTCGCCAAGGAAAATTCACAGTTCTAGTTGCCACTGATGTTGCATCTCGTGGACTTGACATCCCAAATGTAGATCTG GTTATCCACTATGAACTTCCTAATGACCCAGAGACTTTTGTGCACCGTTCTGGTCGTACTGGGCGTGCAGGGAAAGAAGGCTCAGCCATTCTCATGCACACCAGCAGCCAAAAGAGAACAGTGAGGTCTCTGGAGCGTGACGTAGGCTGCCATTTTGAATTTATTAGCCCACCAACCGTTGGAGACTTGTTGGAATCTTCAGCAGACCAAGTGGTGGCCACTCTAAATGGTGTTCACCCTGACTCTATCAAGTTTTTCTCGGCAACTGCTCAAAAACTATTTGAGGAAAAAGGAACAGATGCTTTAGCTGCAGCTCTAGCTCACCTTAGTGGTTTCTCTCAGCCACCTTCATCGAGATCTCTCCTCAGTCATGAGAAG GGATGGGTGACTTTGCAGTTGATACGAGATCCAGCGAACTCTAGAGGTTTCTTCTCTGCGAGGTCTGTCACTGGTTTTCTTTCTGATGTTTACAGATCAGCTGCAGATGAAGTTGGGAAGATCTTCTTGATCGCAGATGAGAGG GTCCAAGGAGCTGTTTTTGATCTACCAGAGGAAATCGCAAAAGCGCTCCTAGAGAAAGAAGTGCCAGAAGGAAACAGTTTATCCCTGATAACAAAG TTGCCTCCACTGCAAGATGATGGACCATCTAGTGATAACTATGGACGGTTCTCTAGCAGAGACAGGATGcctagaggaggaggaggaggtagaGGGTCAAGAGGCGGGAGAGGAGGATCATCAAGAGGCCGTGATAGTTGGGGAGGTGATGATGACAGAGGAAGTAGAAGGAGCAGTGGCGGAGGAAGCAGCTGGTCCCGTGGTGGTAATAGTTCCAGAGGAAGTTCTGATGATTGGTTGATCAGTGGCAGAAGTTCATCAAGCGGCAGAGCTCCTTCCCGAGAGAG AAGTTTTGGAGGGTCTTGCTTCATTTGTGGGAAATCAGGGCACAGGGCAACAGATTGTCCTGACAAGAGAGGGTTTTAG
- the LOC104771130 gene encoding uncharacterized protein LOC104771130 → MAGTVGKMMMVMALVMMACCLQACNGMKVDETMPAAAMASKLECFKTCSISCGKQNKPCYQDCLTKCGVPQFPSKPSSPSTA, encoded by the coding sequence ATGGCAGGAACTGTGGGtaagatgatgatggtgatggctTTGGTAATGATGGCATGTTGTCTACAAGCATGCAATGGGATGAAGGTTGATGAAACCATGCCAGCGGCAGCGATGGCTTCAAAACTCGAGTGCTTCAAAACATGTTCCATAAGTTGtggcaaacaaaacaaaccatgtTACCAAGATTGTTTGACGAAATGTGGTGTACCTCAATTTCCTTCTAAACCATCATCCCCTTCAACCGCTTAA
- the LOC104771131 gene encoding uncharacterized protein LOC104771131, protein MAGTVGKMMMVMALVMMACCLQACNGMKVDETMPAAAMASKLECFKTCSISCGKQNKPCYQDCLTKCGLPQFPSKPSSPSSA, encoded by the coding sequence ATGGCAGGAACTGTGGGtaagatgatgatggtgatggctTTGGTAATGATGGCATGTTGTCTACAGGCATGCAATGGGATGAAGGTTGATGAAACCATGCCAGCGGCAGCGATGGCTTCAAAACTCGAGTGCTTCAAAACATGTTCCATAAGTTGtggcaaacaaaacaaaccatgtTACCAAGATTGTTTGACTAAATGTGGTCTACCTCAATTTCCTTCCAAACCATCATCCCCTTCGAGCGCTTAA
- the LOC104772626 gene encoding uncharacterized protein LOC104772626, whose amino-acid sequence MAKSMFKMMMMLVLIMIGCGFQACNGMNVDGSKLTPADSSFVCFRNCSISCGIHNEPCYEDCLTKCNLPQWDFRSTPSSPPPTI is encoded by the coding sequence ATGGCGAAAAGCATGtttaagatgatgatgatgctggtATTGATAATGATAGGATGTGGCTTCCAAGCATGCAATGGAATGAATGTGGATGGAAGCAAGCTAACACCGGCAGATTCAAGCTTTGTCTGCTTCAGAAATTGTTCCATAAGTTGTGGCATCCACAACGAACCATGTTACGAAGATTGTTTAACGAAATGCAATCTCCCACAATGGGATTTTAGATCAACACCATCATCGCCTCCCCCTACCATATAA